A segment of the Streptomyces sp. Tu 2975 genome:
CAGCCCCGCCCCACCAGGGGCGCCACGCACCGGACCGGGCCATGTCCAAGCAGGCCGGCCGGGCCGAACACGGGCCACGCCCGGGCGCGCAGCGCCCAAGAGGAATCTACTCGCGGCCCTCCCGGCCGTTCTCCTTCGTCGAGTGCAGCCGCGCCCGCACGTCGTCCACCGGCAGGAACTTCGACCAACGCTCCGGGAATTCGGACGGCATGTCCCCGCCGCCCTCCTCGTCGTCCCCGTCGTCGTCCGCGTCGCCGTACATCTCCGCCGCGCGCGCCCGCGCCAGCAGCTGCGCCGCGTCGGCGGCGCGCGCCCGCTCGTTCGCGGCGCGGGCCGCCGCCGTGGCGACCGACGGCCAGACCCGGTCGATCGCGGCGTTGACGGCCGCGCCGACGAGGACGGCGAACGCGGAGATTCCCATCCACAGGAGGAAGGCGATGGGCGCGGCGAGCGATCCGTAGATCGTGGGGCCTTCGACCGTGCTCGTGAGGTAGATCCGCAGCAGGAAGCTGCCGAGGACCCACATGCCGAGGGCCACGAGCGCGCCGGGGATGTCCTCGACCCAGGGGGACCGCACGGGCACGGACACGTGGTAGAGCGTGGTGAGGAACGCGATGGAGAGCAGGATGACGACGGGCCAGTACAGGAGCCGGACGACTTCCGTGCCCCAGGGCATCAGTTCGACGACCCGGTCGGGGCCGACGACGGCGAGCGGCAGGACGACCGCGCCGATCAGCAGGGCGACGATGTACAGCAGGAACGCCAGGAGCCTGGTGGCGACGATGCCGCGGTGGCCGTCGAGCCCGTACATGACGGTGATGGTGTCGATGAAGACGTTGACGGCCCGCGATCCGGACCACAGGGCGATGGCGAAGCCGATGGAGATGAGGTCGGGCCGGCCGCCGTGGGTGACGTCTTCGAGGAGGGGTTTGGCGATGTCGTTGACGCCGCGGTCGGACAGGACGGTGCCGACGGCGGTGAGGATGTTCTCCTCGATGGAGGCGACGGTGGTGGTGTTGGTCCAGTCGTCGATGTAGCCGAGGAGGCCGATCAGTCCGAGCATCAGCGGCGGGACGGACAGCAGTGTGAAGAACGCCGCCTCGGCGGCCAGGCCGAGGATGCGGTACTCGATGCACGAATTGACGGTGTCTTTCAGCAGCAGCCATGCCATCTTCCGCTTCGAGACGTTGCGGTAGAGGACTCGGGCCCGGTGGAGCCGGCCCGACGGCCGCTCGGGTGTTTCGTTTGCTGCCTGCACCTCCTTACCGTATCGGCATGGCAGCCAGCACCCACACAGTGTCCAACCAGCCTCCGCCCCTGGTGGGGCACGACGTGTTCGCCACCGACCGGGCCCTCGCGGAGGCGGTCGACCGGCATGTGGCGGCGGAGGCCGGTGACGCGGCGCGCGAGGAGCTCTCGGTGCTCGGCCGGGCGG
Coding sequences within it:
- a CDS encoding YihY/virulence factor BrkB family protein; this translates as MQAANETPERPSGRLHRARVLYRNVSKRKMAWLLLKDTVNSCIEYRILGLAAEAAFFTLLSVPPLMLGLIGLLGYIDDWTNTTTVASIEENILTAVGTVLSDRGVNDIAKPLLEDVTHGGRPDLISIGFAIALWSGSRAVNVFIDTITVMYGLDGHRGIVATRLLAFLLYIVALLIGAVVLPLAVVGPDRVVELMPWGTEVVRLLYWPVVILLSIAFLTTLYHVSVPVRSPWVEDIPGALVALGMWVLGSFLLRIYLTSTVEGPTIYGSLAAPIAFLLWMGISAFAVLVGAAVNAAIDRVWPSVATAAARAANERARAADAAQLLARARAAEMYGDADDDGDDEEGGGDMPSEFPERWSKFLPVDDVRARLHSTKENGREGRE